The following are encoded in a window of Thermodesulfobacterium geofontis OPF15 genomic DNA:
- the dnaA gene encoding chromosomal replication initiator protein DnaA, which produces MSPNWERIKGRFKELLPETIFRVWFSSLNGDILEDSLIIEVPNEFTKTWLQENYKNVINQVLREFGLKDIKFLVNEKKSPEQLIIPYNPIQVVGRRLSPKYTFEDFVVGKCNEFAYNVCYQIAEERPKGYLVYLYGDFGLGKTHLTQAVGNVLISKGSERVYYLTAQDFLNYMMKYLRSGMVEDFKEKIKNGCDILLLEEIHFLSGKEYTQNELAFLLDYLLDQGKTVIFTSLKLPQELQKIENSLRSRLSSGLLIRLNSPDFATRKKIIRHKAKKQGYNFPYEVVEYLARQIRGDVRQLESAVLGLIARSSLLKEPINLSLAKELVEEIGIKESSNQVEMIIETVCRFFGVPREDIFSSSRKKELTLVRQVTIYFLRNLLNKSLKEISSLFKKEHSTVIYNLKTFENKLKRDLGLKVKVDYLFKEISKELSQEELEIKYELNE; this is translated from the coding sequence ATGAGTCCTAATTGGGAAAGGATTAAAGGAAGATTTAAAGAGCTTTTGCCGGAAACGATTTTTAGAGTCTGGTTTTCCTCTCTAAATGGGGATATTTTAGAGGATAGTTTAATTATAGAGGTTCCTAATGAATTTACTAAAACTTGGCTACAAGAAAATTATAAAAATGTTATTAATCAAGTTTTGAGGGAATTTGGTCTTAAAGATATTAAATTTTTGGTGAATGAAAAAAAGAGCCCAGAACAATTAATTATTCCTTACAATCCGATTCAGGTTGTTGGAAGAAGGCTTTCTCCTAAATATACTTTTGAAGATTTTGTCGTAGGAAAATGTAATGAATTTGCTTATAATGTTTGCTATCAGATAGCTGAAGAAAGACCCAAAGGTTATTTGGTTTATCTTTATGGTGATTTTGGATTAGGGAAAACTCATTTAACACAGGCTGTAGGAAATGTTTTAATTTCTAAGGGATCTGAGAGGGTCTATTATTTAACTGCTCAGGATTTTCTTAATTATATGATGAAGTATTTGCGCTCTGGAATGGTTGAGGATTTTAAAGAAAAGATAAAAAATGGATGTGATATTCTTTTATTAGAGGAAATACACTTTTTATCTGGAAAGGAATATACTCAAAATGAACTTGCCTTTCTTTTAGATTATCTTCTTGATCAAGGAAAAACAGTAATTTTTACTTCTTTGAAACTTCCTCAGGAGCTTCAAAAAATAGAAAATTCTTTAAGATCAAGGCTTTCTTCTGGATTATTAATAAGGCTTAATAGTCCTGATTTTGCAACCAGAAAAAAAATTATAAGACATAAGGCAAAAAAACAGGGATACAATTTTCCTTATGAGGTAGTTGAATACTTAGCTCGTCAGATAAGAGGAGATGTGAGACAGCTTGAAAGTGCTGTACTTGGTTTAATTGCCCGCTCAAGCTTACTTAAAGAACCTATCAATCTTTCCTTAGCAAAAGAATTAGTAGAGGAAATCGGAATAAAAGAAAGCTCTAATCAGGTAGAAATGATAATTGAGACGGTATGTAGATTTTTTGGGGTGCCAAGAGAGGATATTTTTTCTTCTTCCAGAAAAAAAGAATTAACCCTTGTAAGACAAGTAACTATTTATTTTTTGAGGAACTTATTAAACAAGTCTTTAAAAGAAATATCATCTCTTTTCAAAAAGGAACATTCTACAGTTATTTATAATCTTAAAACCTTTGAAAATAAATTAAAAAGGGATTTGGGTTTAAAAGTAAAGGTAGATTATCTCTTTAAGGAAATTTCAAAAGAGTTGTCTCAGGAAGAACTTGAAATAAAATATGAACTAAATGAATGA
- a CDS encoding FAD-binding oxidoreductase: MNELFPSKFLKALENLLGKERLLKEKEDLFSYSYDSSSLIRLPSAVALPERKEEVIEILRLAQEYKVPIVPRGAGTATTGSPLAHKGGLVICFSRMDRILEFNEEERIVRVEPGVLNGELKKFLKKYGFFYPPDPSSYEFSTIGGNVATGAGGPRGLKYGTTKDYVLALEVVLPGGKVLKTGPSTLKCVVPYNLTSLFVGSEGTLGVFTEIVLKVIPLPQKRILFVSAHEREEEPLEIITEILRKKLTPACAEFIDKTTILALSKSKGSLPIFENKNFSSLLYLELDGEGEILEKEKVLIERFYKDLGISFEKAEDESDIENLWEIRRTISPSLKVLGKKRFAEDVVVPRRFMKDLLFKIRKLEKDWGLYICCFGHAGDGNFHVNILFDSENEESAIKVRENVLKEVIELSGTISGEHGIGYIKRGFVNWELSPLQIEIMKKLKKVFDPEGILNPQVKIPD; encoded by the coding sequence ATGAATGAGCTTTTTCCTTCTAAATTTTTAAAAGCCTTAGAAAATCTCTTAGGAAAAGAAAGGCTCTTAAAAGAAAAAGAAGATCTTTTTAGTTATTCCTATGATTCTTCTTCTTTAATTAGACTGCCTTCTGCTGTTGCTTTACCAGAAAGGAAAGAGGAAGTAATTGAAATTTTAAGACTTGCTCAAGAATATAAAGTTCCTATTGTTCCAAGGGGAGCAGGAACTGCAACTACAGGAAGTCCTTTAGCGCATAAAGGGGGATTAGTAATTTGTTTTTCAAGAATGGATAGAATACTTGAATTCAATGAGGAAGAAAGGATTGTAAGAGTTGAGCCAGGGGTTTTAAATGGAGAGCTTAAAAAATTTTTAAAAAAATATGGCTTTTTTTATCCTCCAGATCCTTCAAGTTATGAATTTTCAACTATAGGAGGAAATGTAGCAACTGGTGCAGGAGGGCCAAGGGGATTAAAATATGGAACTACCAAAGATTATGTACTTGCCTTAGAAGTAGTTCTTCCTGGAGGAAAGGTTTTAAAAACTGGTCCCTCAACTTTAAAATGCGTAGTTCCCTATAATTTGACTTCTCTTTTTGTTGGTTCTGAAGGAACCTTAGGAGTATTTACAGAAATTGTTTTAAAAGTAATTCCTCTTCCTCAAAAGCGAATTCTTTTTGTTTCAGCTCATGAAAGAGAGGAAGAACCTTTGGAGATAATTACAGAAATTCTTAGGAAAAAATTAACTCCTGCTTGTGCTGAATTTATTGATAAAACAACAATTTTAGCTCTTTCTAAAAGCAAAGGAAGTTTACCAATTTTTGAGAATAAAAATTTTTCATCTCTTTTATATTTAGAACTTGATGGAGAGGGAGAAATTCTTGAAAAAGAAAAAGTTTTAATAGAAAGATTTTATAAAGATTTAGGAATTTCCTTTGAAAAGGCTGAAGATGAAAGTGATATTGAAAACCTATGGGAAATAAGAAGAACTATTTCCCCTTCTTTGAAAGTTCTTGGTAAAAAAAGATTTGCTGAGGATGTGGTTGTACCAAGGAGATTTATGAAGGATCTTCTTTTTAAAATAAGAAAATTGGAAAAGGATTGGGGACTTTATATTTGTTGTTTTGGTCATGCAGGGGATGGGAATTTTCATGTAAATATACTTTTTGATTCGGAAAATGAAGAATCTGCTATAAAGGTGAGAGAGAACGTTTTAAAAGAGGTTATAGAGCTTTCTGGAACTATTTCAGGGGAGCATGGAATAGGTTATATAAAAAGGGGCTTTGTCAATTGGGAGCTTAGTCCTTTACAGATTGAAATAATGAAAAAACTCAAAAAAGTTTTTGATCCAGAGGGGATACTTAATCCACAAGTAAAAATTCCAGATTAA
- a CDS encoding tRNA lysidine(34) synthetase, with protein sequence MTLYNKLKRLIGRALFHYEMLKDKDYVIIALSGGEDSLVLAYFLKDWQKKMRIDCKFLAVHLDMGFPKDENKYQEGVKELEEFCKSLEIDFYFSKTDCGIQAIEAFEKDISAPCFVCSWHRRKYLFKLAQERGANKLAFGHHLDDAIITFFINMFYHGELSTILPLQEMFKGKLYIIRPLILVEKDLISRFVKKMNWKVLENPCPFSKETKRKEIENLLNTCIYPLNPKIKRNIATAIFNPKIEYLPRKVW encoded by the coding sequence ATGACCCTTTATAATAAATTGAAAAGACTAATTGGAAGGGCTCTTTTTCATTATGAAATGTTAAAAGATAAAGATTATGTAATTATAGCTCTTTCAGGGGGAGAAGATAGTTTAGTATTGGCTTATTTTTTAAAGGATTGGCAAAAGAAAATGAGAATTGATTGTAAATTTTTAGCTGTTCATTTAGATATGGGATTTCCAAAGGATGAAAATAAATATCAAGAGGGGGTAAAAGAACTTGAAGAATTTTGTAAATCCTTAGAGATTGATTTTTATTTTTCCAAAACTGATTGTGGAATTCAAGCTATAGAGGCTTTTGAAAAAGATATAAGTGCTCCTTGTTTTGTTTGCTCCTGGCATAGAAGAAAATATTTATTTAAATTAGCTCAAGAAAGGGGGGCTAATAAACTTGCCTTTGGGCATCATTTGGATGATGCAATTATAACTTTTTTTATAAACATGTTTTATCATGGAGAACTCTCTACTATTCTTCCTCTCCAAGAAATGTTTAAAGGGAAGCTCTATATTATAAGACCCTTAATTCTTGTGGAAAAGGATTTAATTTCTCGCTTTGTAAAGAAAATGAATTGGAAAGTGCTTGAAAATCCCTGTCCTTTTTCTAAGGAGACAAAGAGAAAAGAAATAGAAAATCTTTTAAATACTTGCATCTATCCTTTAAATCCCAAAATTAAAAGAAACATAGCTACTGCTATTTTTAATCCTAAAATCGAATATTTACCCCGCAAAGTCTGGTAA
- a CDS encoding lytic transglycosylase domain-containing protein, protein MSKILKLLIFLLILGFSKAYADIYKCEDPQTGEVIFTNFKGVFPEKICQVYVKEPRKFISKTGFSSSYYNIDERWFNEVAQAYSLDPALLKAIAKVESSFNPKAVSPKGALGLMQLMPTTAELVGVSNPFDPLESLKGGALYLKKLLEEFRDLELALAAYNAGPEKVRLYKGIPPYSETQNYVRTVLYYYNLFK, encoded by the coding sequence ATGAGCAAAATCTTAAAGCTTTTGATCTTTTTATTAATTTTAGGTTTTTCTAAAGCTTATGCTGATATTTATAAATGTGAAGATCCTCAAACAGGGGAAGTAATTTTTACCAATTTTAAAGGTGTTTTTCCAGAAAAAATATGTCAAGTTTATGTAAAAGAGCCAAGAAAATTTATTTCTAAAACAGGATTTTCTTCAAGTTATTATAATATAGATGAAAGATGGTTTAATGAAGTTGCTCAAGCTTATTCTTTAGATCCAGCTTTACTTAAAGCTATCGCAAAAGTAGAATCTTCTTTCAATCCAAAGGCTGTCTCCCCCAAAGGTGCTCTTGGTCTTATGCAGCTTATGCCTACTACCGCAGAACTTGTAGGAGTAAGTAATCCTTTCGATCCTTTAGAAAGCTTAAAAGGTGGAGCTTTATACTTAAAAAAACTTCTTGAGGAATTTAGAGATTTAGAACTTGCTCTTGCTGCTTATAATGCAGGTCCTGAAAAGGTAAGACTTTATAAAGGTATCCCCCCTTATTCAGAAACTCAAAACTACGTACGAACCGTCCTCTATTACTACAACCTTTTCAAATAA
- a CDS encoding mechanosensitive ion channel family protein yields MLKTYLYPIFVFIISIFTGFVIRLIFKNRISYFNQKFNLGLSFKTIVFFSNICFFWIILLGIYLSISIVEFPAKFQQIINSINKLLIILFIITLAWVSAKIVVSFLNFYMREKTELPPKVSIIEIIIKIVILFIGFILILDTLHINITPFITSLGIAGLAVGLALQDTLSNFFAGLHILMTKQIKPGDYISIEGGFEGFVEDITWRNTTIKTVSNNLVIIPNSKIASSIVTNYFLPDKGLTVPVQVGVSYDSDLEKVERITLEVAKEVMKEVPGGVPDFEPFIRYHTFGEFSINFTVVLRVQSYTDRYPVIHEFVKRLHKRYKEEGIEIPFPIRTVYLKHKN; encoded by the coding sequence ATGCTTAAAACCTATCTATATCCTATTTTTGTTTTTATCATCTCTATATTTACTGGCTTTGTTATTAGGCTAATTTTTAAAAATAGGATTTCCTATTTTAATCAGAAATTTAATTTAGGACTTTCTTTTAAAACAATAGTATTTTTTTCAAACATTTGCTTTTTTTGGATTATTTTACTTGGTATTTATCTTTCTATTTCCATAGTTGAGTTTCCTGCAAAATTTCAGCAAATAATTAATTCTATAAATAAACTTTTAATCATTCTTTTTATAATTACCTTAGCTTGGGTTTCTGCAAAGATTGTTGTAAGTTTTCTTAATTTTTACATGAGAGAAAAAACTGAGCTTCCTCCAAAAGTTTCTATTATTGAGATAATTATAAAAATTGTAATCCTTTTTATAGGTTTTATTTTAATTTTAGACACTTTACACATAAATATTACTCCTTTTATAACTTCCTTAGGGATTGCAGGTTTAGCAGTGGGATTAGCTTTGCAGGATACTTTAAGTAACTTTTTTGCAGGGCTTCATATTTTAATGACTAAACAAATAAAACCAGGAGATTATATTTCTATTGAGGGAGGATTTGAAGGATTTGTAGAAGATATTACTTGGAGAAATACTACCATAAAAACAGTTTCTAATAACTTAGTAATTATTCCTAATTCTAAAATTGCTTCTTCAATTGTAACTAATTACTTTCTTCCTGATAAGGGTTTAACTGTGCCTGTTCAGGTGGGAGTAAGCTATGATAGTGATTTAGAAAAGGTTGAAAGAATAACTCTTGAGGTAGCAAAAGAAGTAATGAAAGAGGTTCCAGGAGGAGTTCCTGATTTTGAACCCTTTATAAGATATCATACCTTTGGAGAATTTAGCATTAATTTTACAGTAGTTTTGAGGGTTCAAAGTTATACAGATAGATATCCTGTAATTCACGAATTCGTGAAAAGACTTCATAAAAGATATAAAGAGGAAGGGATTGAAATTCCATTTCCTATAAGAACAGTTTATCTAAAACATAAAAATTAA
- a CDS encoding pilus assembly FimT family protein, with protein sequence MRNINIMGVKCKGFSLIEFFIVIAILAILASIGFPSIQKLYRVYKFNQYAFELENTVKWAKITAMERSSNISICLNGNEIRVYDEGTKRSPSCSGNLLRIMKINDTWITPSISVALSQSGLMFDPRGLTIYGGNVCITDGERYFKAVLQSDRGAIGIKSGSGRC encoded by the coding sequence ATGCGTAATATTAATATTATGGGAGTAAAGTGTAAGGGTTTTAGCCTTATTGAATTTTTCATAGTTATAGCAATACTTGCTATTTTAGCAAGTATAGGTTTTCCTTCTATTCAAAAACTTTATAGAGTTTATAAATTTAATCAATATGCCTTTGAACTTGAAAATACAGTAAAATGGGCAAAGATTACTGCTATGGAAAGAAGTTCTAATATTTCTATTTGTTTAAATGGAAATGAAATAAGAGTTTATGATGAAGGAACTAAAAGGAGCCCTTCTTGTTCTGGAAATTTATTAAGAATTATGAAAATAAATGATACCTGGATCACTCCTAGTATTTCGGTTGCTTTAAGTCAATCTGGTCTTATGTTTGATCCAAGAGGATTAACTATTTATGGTGGTAATGTTTGTATTACAGATGGTGAGAGATACTTTAAAGCAGTATTACAAAGTGATAGAGGAGCTATAGGGATTAAGAGTGGAAGTGGAAGATGTTAA
- a CDS encoding prepilin-type N-terminal cleavage/methylation domain-containing protein: MLKIKGFTLIEALIAILITAILAVIIAGLLTSFAFKTSDRVILSCLVEGASSGISACKGGNSINSINCGGYTVQIEINGNCNPPSRNCSEITATATVKGLSFSLTDKVCNFD, translated from the coding sequence ATGTTAAAAATTAAAGGATTTACTTTAATTGAGGCACTTATTGCTATATTAATTACTGCTATCTTAGCAGTAATTATTGCAGGACTTCTTACAAGCTTTGCTTTTAAAACCTCAGATAGAGTAATTCTTTCTTGCTTAGTAGAGGGAGCTTCTTCTGGAATTTCTGCTTGTAAAGGTGGGAATAGTATAAATTCTATTAATTGCGGAGGTTATACAGTTCAAATAGAAATAAATGGCAATTGTAATCCTCCCTCCAGAAACTGTTCGGAAATTACAGCAACTGCTACGGTGAAGGGATTAAGTTTTTCTTTAACTGATAAAGTTTGCAATTTTGATTAA
- a CDS encoding PilW family protein, whose protein sequence is MSYFIKKQKGFTIIEVLVVIVLCAIIIMAALGLYFASDKIFKQTRPISDVLEEMRSAIATLDFVFSRWGVGVPCYNNNCTIGTNIAACTSYPPSDPLCINCNSGDFISGCSDIEFYANLEGYGFVVSVNGTQANLISCRLSTDENDNYYYIWQGEKIVNYNGSGSPPIYQLLGLNPNNQDCINFTGDSNAQVNALVNGTGNYTLQPGDMITRVLYKVRLYVDYDSDDKGYWLYIKKFDMGRGTTYTTKLGRVKDSNSFKVYGERRAIKVEVEFQSQSKPEKTLKIIRYFARL, encoded by the coding sequence ATGAGTTATTTTATTAAAAAACAAAAAGGTTTTACTATAATAGAGGTTTTAGTAGTAATAGTTCTTTGTGCAATTATTATAATGGCTGCTCTTGGGCTTTATTTTGCCTCAGATAAAATTTTTAAGCAAACAAGACCCATTTCTGATGTTCTTGAAGAAATGAGAAGTGCTATAGCAACCTTAGATTTTGTTTTCTCAAGGTGGGGAGTGGGGGTTCCTTGTTATAACAATAATTGTACCATAGGAACTAATATAGCCGCTTGTACAAGTTATCCTCCCTCTGATCCACTTTGTATAAATTGCAATAGCGGGGATTTTATTTCAGGATGTAGTGATATAGAATTTTATGCAAATCTTGAAGGATATGGGTTTGTGGTTAGTGTTAATGGAACTCAGGCAAATCTTATAAGTTGTAGACTTTCTACAGATGAGAATGATAATTATTATTATATTTGGCAAGGAGAAAAAATAGTAAACTACAATGGTTCAGGATCTCCTCCTATATATCAACTTTTAGGATTAAATCCTAATAATCAAGACTGTATAAATTTTACAGGAGATTCTAATGCTCAAGTTAATGCTTTAGTTAATGGAACCGGCAACTACACACTTCAGCCAGGAGATATGATAACAAGAGTGCTTTATAAAGTAAGGTTGTATGTAGATTATGACTCCGATGATAAAGGATATTGGCTTTATATTAAAAAATTTGATATGGGAAGAGGAACAACTTATACAACAAAGCTTGGAAGAGTAAAAGATTCAAATTCTTTCAAAGTTTATGGAGAGAGAAGAGCTATAAAAGTGGAAGTTGAGTTTCAGAGCCAATCTAAGCCAGAAAAAACTTTAAAAATAATAAGATACTTTGCCCGTTTATAG
- a CDS encoding prepilin peptidase, protein MKFIIFVFGLCIGSFLNVVIYKWSKGLSIKKPLFSFCPYCGKTLKWYHNIPLLSYLILKGKCAYCKAPISIIYPLVEILTAVFLLLVYLKFKFLYGWGTFLCFSYFVVFLIPITFIDLRIKEIPDFLSFGLILGGLIFSLINFNPLLNFGESLLSSLSGIGLLFLINEIYYQFSKRDGMGMGDFKLMGGIGAFLGYKSFYWILVLASFTGILAFLGVYLFYRFKGISKELNLKTEIPFGPFLALASLIYLFAY, encoded by the coding sequence ATGAAATTTATTATTTTTGTTTTTGGTCTTTGCATAGGTAGTTTTTTAAATGTAGTAATTTATAAGTGGAGCAAAGGTTTATCTATTAAAAAGCCTTTATTTTCTTTTTGCCCCTATTGCGGAAAGACCCTCAAATGGTATCATAATATCCCGCTTTTATCCTATCTCATTTTAAAAGGAAAATGTGCTTATTGTAAAGCTCCTATTTCTATTATTTATCCCTTAGTAGAAATTTTAACTGCAGTTTTTTTACTTTTAGTTTATCTAAAATTTAAGTTTCTCTATGGATGGGGCACCTTTCTTTGTTTTTCCTATTTTGTAGTTTTCCTTATTCCGATCACCTTTATAGATTTAAGGATAAAAGAAATTCCTGATTTTTTAAGTTTTGGGCTTATTTTGGGAGGCTTAATTTTTTCTTTAATAAATTTTAATCCTTTGCTTAATTTTGGGGAAAGTCTTTTATCTTCCCTTTCAGGGATTGGACTTCTTTTTTTAATAAATGAGATATATTATCAATTTTCTAAAAGAGACGGAATGGGTATGGGAGATTTTAAGCTTATGGGAGGAATAGGAGCTTTCTTAGGATACAAAAGTTTTTACTGGATTTTGGTTTTAGCCTCTTTTACAGGAATTTTAGCCTTTTTAGGGGTATATCTTTTTTATAGATTTAAAGGGATATCAAAGGAGCTAAATTTAAAGACAGAAATTCCTTTTGGTCCTTTTTTAGCCTTAGCAAGCCTTATCTATCTTTTTGCTTATTAA
- a CDS encoding PilZ domain-containing protein has translation MIDLRRYPRCLTKLRAFFPEEDKPYEVQNISYKGCFIKTDKKIPIEKLVYFEVEIPDIGVVPIYGVVVHHGTPENPGLGIEIIDIDKNMRPVWNYYLKALLYIEEAKKAYQTALKEIGKEEVSEKTFTEEKIEE, from the coding sequence ATGATAGACCTTAGAAGATATCCAAGATGTTTAACTAAGCTTCGCGCCTTTTTCCCTGAGGAAGATAAGCCTTATGAAGTTCAAAATATTTCCTACAAAGGATGTTTTATAAAAACGGATAAGAAAATTCCCATTGAAAAACTCGTTTATTTTGAAGTAGAAATACCAGATATTGGGGTTGTGCCTATTTATGGAGTAGTTGTCCATCACGGTACTCCTGAAAACCCTGGGCTTGGTATAGAAATAATTGATATAGATAAAAATATGCGTCCTGTATGGAACTATTATTTAAAGGCACTTCTTTATATAGAAGAAGCTAAAAAAGCCTATCAAACCGCTCTTAAAGAAATTGGAAAAGAAGAAGTTTCAGAAAAAACTTTTACAGAAGAAAAAATAGAGGAATAA
- a CDS encoding bifunctional ADP-dependent NAD(P)H-hydrate dehydratase/NAD(P)H-hydrate epimerase, producing the protein MKVVTGSEMKELDKFVINFLGIPAEILMERAGLGVAENILNYFPLERYKKVLIVCGPGNNGGDGMVCARYLWDKDYEVKVALLSDKEKYKGEALTNLKILEKLNFSLEKPENIFAFKDLLYFYSPQIIVDAIFGTGLKRVIEGFFKEIIEEINAYKIKKEAKVVAVDIPSGVCSETGQILGTAVKADLTVTFELPKVGHFFYPGKEYTGKLEIVPIGFPKKIIEEKAPQREYLDFNWAKKVLKPRKGYTHKGTFGHVLILAGSRGKSGAGALCALGSLKGGAGLVTLASTKTLQNIYCSLIPEILTAGFEENDKGEISYKNLKDLLELAKNKSVLVIGPGLGLSEEIKKLLFELISELNIPLVIDADALTHLSENPEILKNYRAPKILTPHPGEAVRLLKIPKEEIMKDRLGSAKKLSEITDSIVVLKGPHSIIYSPDGRCGISSIDEPGLSQGGQGDILSGLIGAFIAQKYEPFIATSLAVYLHGSAGRYLSKNLGPFGYTATDVAKTIPKILKELSDDRP; encoded by the coding sequence ATGAAAGTTGTCACTGGTTCTGAAATGAAGGAACTTGATAAATTTGTAATTAATTTTCTTGGTATTCCTGCAGAGATTTTAATGGAAAGAGCTGGTTTAGGAGTAGCAGAAAATATTCTAAATTATTTCCCCTTAGAAAGATATAAGAAGGTTTTAATTGTTTGTGGACCGGGGAATAATGGTGGAGATGGAATGGTTTGTGCCCGTTATCTTTGGGATAAAGACTATGAAGTGAAAGTAGCTTTACTTAGTGATAAAGAAAAATATAAAGGAGAAGCTCTAACTAATTTAAAAATTCTTGAAAAACTAAATTTTTCTTTAGAAAAACCTGAAAATATTTTTGCTTTTAAAGATTTACTTTATTTTTATTCTCCTCAAATTATTGTAGATGCTATTTTTGGCACAGGTCTTAAAAGAGTAATAGAGGGATTTTTTAAGGAAATAATAGAGGAGATAAATGCTTATAAAATAAAAAAAGAAGCCAAAGTTGTGGCAGTTGATATACCTTCTGGAGTATGTTCTGAGACTGGACAAATCTTAGGAACTGCAGTAAAGGCTGATTTAACAGTAACTTTTGAACTTCCTAAGGTAGGGCATTTTTTTTATCCTGGAAAAGAGTATACAGGAAAGCTTGAAATTGTGCCTATTGGTTTCCCAAAAAAAATTATTGAAGAAAAGGCTCCTCAAAGAGAATATTTAGATTTTAATTGGGCTAAAAAGGTTTTAAAACCAAGAAAAGGTTATACCCATAAAGGAACCTTTGGGCATGTGCTTATTTTAGCAGGAAGTAGAGGGAAAAGTGGAGCAGGAGCTCTTTGTGCCCTTGGTAGTTTAAAAGGTGGTGCAGGACTTGTAACTCTTGCTTCTACTAAAACTCTTCAAAACATATATTGTTCCTTAATTCCTGAAATTTTAACTGCAGGCTTTGAAGAAAATGATAAAGGTGAAATATCTTATAAAAATTTGAAAGACCTCTTAGAATTAGCTAAAAATAAAAGTGTATTAGTTATAGGTCCTGGATTAGGATTGAGTGAAGAAATTAAAAAACTCCTTTTTGAATTAATATCTGAGTTAAACATCCCCTTAGTTATTGATGCTGATGCCTTAACTCATCTTTCAGAAAATCCTGAAATTTTAAAAAATTATAGGGCACCTAAAATTTTAACCCCCCATCCTGGAGAAGCAGTAAGACTTTTAAAAATTCCTAAAGAGGAAATTATGAAAGATCGTTTAGGTTCTGCTAAAAAACTTTCTGAGATAACAGATTCTATAGTGGTTTTAAAGGGACCTCACAGTATTATATATTCTCCTGATGGAAGATGTGGTATATCTTCTATAGATGAACCTGGTCTTTCTCAAGGAGGTCAGGGAGATATTTTATCAGGTCTTATAGGAGCTTTTATAGCACAAAAATATGAACCCTTCATAGCAACCTCTCTTGCAGTTTATTTACATGGATCCGCAGGAAGATATTTGAGCAAAAATTTAGGACCTTTTGGCTATACCGCTACAGATGTAGCAAAAACTATACCAAAAATTTTAAAGGAGCTAAGCGATGATAGACCTTAG
- the acpS gene encoding holo-ACP synthase → MDLIGIGIDLVYIPRIQRLLNQYGERFLRKIFSEEEIEYSLKRKNTAFHLASSFASKEAFFKAVGGYSPFSFKEIILKRDFEKGTPFLELKGKAEEIFKKRGGKKILLALSHENEYTISIVVILGKLK, encoded by the coding sequence ATGGATCTAATAGGAATAGGAATCGACTTAGTTTATATTCCAAGAATTCAAAGATTGCTTAATCAATATGGAGAAAGATTTCTAAGAAAAATATTCTCAGAAGAAGAAATAGAATATTCTCTTAAAAGAAAAAACACTGCCTTTCATCTCGCATCTTCTTTTGCCTCAAAAGAGGCTTTTTTTAAAGCTGTAGGTGGATATAGCCCCTTTTCTTTTAAAGAAATAATTTTAAAAAGAGATTTTGAGAAAGGAACCCCTTTTTTAGAACTTAAAGGTAAAGCCGAAGAAATATTTAAAAAAAGAGGTGGTAAAAAAATCTTACTTGCCCTATCTCATGAAAATGAATATACTATAAGTATAGTTGTAATTTTAGGAAAATTAAAATAA
- the rpiB gene encoding ribose 5-phosphate isomerase B, with the protein MGKSIVIASDHAGYFLKEKIKEFLKKENYEVIDVGCFSPESVDYPEYGAKAVEKILNKEADLGILICGTGIGMSIFANRFPGIRAALCHEPFSAKMARLHNNANILVLGGRLIGEVMAIEIVKTFLETPFEGGRHERRINLIEELAKNKWI; encoded by the coding sequence ATGGGAAAATCAATAGTAATAGCCTCAGATCACGCAGGCTATTTCCTTAAAGAAAAAATAAAAGAATTTTTAAAAAAAGAAAATTATGAAGTTATAGATGTAGGTTGTTTTTCTCCTGAATCTGTAGATTATCCTGAATATGGAGCAAAGGCTGTAGAAAAAATTCTTAATAAAGAAGCTGACTTAGGAATTCTTATTTGTGGAACAGGGATTGGGATGAGTATCTTTGCTAATAGATTTCCTGGGATAAGAGCAGCCCTTTGCCATGAACCTTTTTCTGCTAAAATGGCAAGACTTCACAACAACGCAAATATCCTTGTTCTTGGAGGAAGACTCATAGGTGAAGTTATGGCAATAGAAATTGTAAAAACCTTTTTAGAAACACCCTTTGAAGGAGGAAGACACGAAAGAAGAATTAATCTTATAGAAGAACTTGCTAAAAATAAATGGATCTAA